In Helianthus annuus cultivar XRQ/B chromosome 8, HanXRQr2.0-SUNRISE, whole genome shotgun sequence, a single genomic region encodes these proteins:
- the LOC110870333 gene encoding MLO-like protein 1 — protein MADHDGEGESIEFTPTWVVATVCTVMVGVSLALERLLHFAGKKLKKEGRKPLYQALQKVKEELMLLGFVSLLLSVCQSRIVKICVNEDTTKHFLPCSLDAKENHHTLRELLENKHSSTGYCALKNKVPLLSLEAVHHLHMFIFVLAIVHVTFSVLIVVFGGAKISQWKQWEASTKEDNLDTSKEHDFVAKRFVGVGKRSAVLGWLQSFFKQFYGSVTEADYIALRLGFIMMHCRGNQKFNFHKYMMRALEDDSRKVVGISWYLWAFVIIFMLLNIHGWHTYFWIAFIPLILLLAVGTKLEHVIIQLANGVAKTQVVVEGEPIVKPSDEHFWFHRPKIVRLLIHFILFQNAFEIAYFFWILVQFGLHSCIMGKMIYIIPRLIIGVFIQVLCSYSTLPLYALVTQMGSNFKKSIFDEHIQASLISWAKHAKKKKGLHDGSGHGGGGSHGGGGTELQGIHIA, from the exons ATGGCGGATCATGACGGAGAAGGGGAGTCGATAGAGTTTACGCCGACATGGGTTGTTGCCACCGTCTGTACCGTCATGGTTGGTGTCTCACTCGCCCTCGAACGCCTACTTCACTTCGCCGGAAAG aAACTAAAAAAAGAAGGCAGGAAGCCACTCTATCAAGCTTTGCAAAAAGTCAAAGAAG AGTTGATGTTGTTGGGGTTCGTTTCACTGCTATTATCTGTTTGTCAGTCGAGAATCGTCAAGATTTGTGTGAACGAGGATACTACGAAGCATTTTCTTCCATGCTCATTAGATGCCAAAGAGAACCATCATACGCTTCGCGAATTGCTTGAAAACAAACATTCATCAACGGGTTATTGTGCTCTAAAG AATAAGGTCCCATTGTTATCTCTGGAGGCAGTGCATCATCTACACATGTTTATTTTTGTACTTGCTATCGTGCACGTGACATTTTCTGTTCTTATCGTTGTGTTTGGAGGGGCTAAG ATAAGCCAATGGAAACAATGGGAAGCATCTACCAAGGAAGATAATTTGGATACTTCAAAAG AACATGATTTCGTTGCGAAGCGCTTCGTGGGTGTTGGCAAACGTTCAGCTGTTTTAGGTTGGCTG CAATCATTCTTCAAGCAATTTTATGGATCAGTCACCGAAGCAGATTACATTGCTCTACGATTGGGATTTATTATG ATGCATTGCAGGGGAAACCAAAAGTTTAATTTTCACAAATACATGATGCGGGCTCTCGAAGACGATTCTAGGAAGGTTGTAGGCATCAG TTGGTATTTATGGGCATTTGTTATCATATTCATGTTGCTGAATATTCACG GTTGGCATACATATTTTTGGATAGCTTTTATACCCTTGATC TTGCTACTTGCTGTGGGAACCAAGCTAGAACATGTGATCATTCAGTTGGCTAATGGAGTTGCTAAGACGCAAGTAGTCGTAGAAGGCGAACCAATAGTGAAACCTTCAGATGAGCACTTCTGGTTTCATCGACCAAAGATCGTTCGCCTTTTAATACATTTTATACTCTTCCAGAACGCTTTTGAGATCGCATACTTCTTCTGGATATTG GTTCAATTTGGTCTCCATTCGTGCATAATGGGAAAAATGATTTACATTATCCCAAGACTCATCATCGG GGTCTTTATACAAGTTTTGTGCAGTTATAGTACTCTACCACTTTACGCGCTTGTCACACAG ATGGGAAGTAATTTCAAGAAGTCGATATTTGATGAGCACATACAAGCGAGTCTTATTAGTTGGGCTAAACATGCCAAGAAAAAGAAGGGTCTACATGATGGCTCAGGGCATGGTGGCGGCGGCAGCCATGGTGGTGGTGGTACCGAGCTGCAAGGCATTCATATCGCTTAA
- the LOC110873403 gene encoding uncharacterized protein LOC110873403 isoform X2, translating into MMKLHASTSSSSSIKMATTGGLVTLPNLNLNFPYCSRDHKWSSSSFPLIAAKFVFSHRNAVCYAESSGAASTVAAETKEGKEGEPPAAAAKEGADAAPAKPKPKPAAKAPVKALPEMINEEVIPSLRSILETQQDIEELELFFKDNKLEGSFRKKGIPYTFWALFPDGTVTGPKGFSISSYGSTASNVEPFLVDEKKVNAKLLVFWVEKRLAAQGIIPVWTE; encoded by the exons ATGATGAAGTTGCatgcatcaacatcatcatcatcatcgattaAAATGGCAACCACTGGAGGACTCGTTACGTTGCCCAATTTGAACTTGAATTTTCCCTACTGTTCTCGTGATCATAAATGGAGCTCTTCTTCGTTCCCTCTG ATTGCAGCAaagtttgttttttcgcatcggAACGCTGTTTGTTATGCGGAATCATCTGGTGCTGCTTCCACAG TTGCTGCCGAAACCAAAGAGGGAAAAGAAGGGGAACCACCAGCCGCTGCTGCCAAAGAAGGTGCTGATGCTGCTCCGGCAAAACCAAAGCCGAAGCCTGCGGCAAAAGCGCCTGTTAAGGCGTTGCCGGAGATGATCAACGAGGAGGTGATTCCGTCACTACGATCAATTCTTGAAACACAACAAGATATTGAAGAACTGGAGTTATTTTTCAAGGATAACAAG CTTGAAGGGTCATTTCGGAAGAAGGGCATCCCTTACACATTTTGGGCATTATTCCCAGATGGTACCGTAACCG GTCCAAAAGGGTTTTCGATATCGTCATACGGGTCAACTGCAAGCAATGTAGAACCGTTTCTTGTTGACGAGAAAAAAGTCAACGCAAAACTACTCGTCTTCTGGGTCGAAAAGCGTTTAGCTGCTCAAGGAATAATTCCCGTTTGGACAGAATGA
- the LOC110873403 gene encoding uncharacterized protein LOC110873403 isoform X1 — translation MHPYRPPFGGPARPTNPNTTQPQTPYNLQDMDPSFLSYAAYLSGAPPFVSPTYGFGQAGGSQPSQPEPESEPDVEVVPESHKKKEKDEPRRAKTTIKWTKDEEYTLTRAWLDISEDEDTVAAETKEGKEGEPPAAAAKEGADAAPAKPKPKPAAKAPVKALPEMINEEVIPSLRSILETQQDIEELELFFKDNKLEGSFRKKGIPYTFWALFPDGTVTGPKGFSISSYGSTASNVEPFLVDEKKVNAKLLVFWVEKRLAAQGIIPVWTE, via the exons ATGCATCCATACCGACCCCCGTTTGGTGGCCCCGCAAGACCcacgaacccgaacacaacccaaccgcaaaccCCGTACAACCTacaagacatggacccgagctttttaagttacgcggcttacttgagtggcgccCCTCCTTTTGTTTCTCCCACCTACGGCTttggtcaagccggcgggtcgcaaccgtcacaacccgaacccgaatccgaaccCGATGTCGAGGTCGTGCCGGAGTCGCATAAAAAGAAGGAAAAGGATGAGCCTCGACGTGCAAAAACAACCATTAAATGGACGAAGGACGAGGAATACACGTTGACTCGGGCGTGGCTCGATATTTCGGAGGACGAAGATACCG TTGCTGCCGAAACCAAAGAGGGAAAAGAAGGGGAACCACCAGCCGCTGCTGCCAAAGAAGGTGCTGATGCTGCTCCGGCAAAACCAAAGCCGAAGCCTGCGGCAAAAGCGCCTGTTAAGGCGTTGCCGGAGATGATCAACGAGGAGGTGATTCCGTCACTACGATCAATTCTTGAAACACAACAAGATATTGAAGAACTGGAGTTATTTTTCAAGGATAACAAG CTTGAAGGGTCATTTCGGAAGAAGGGCATCCCTTACACATTTTGGGCATTATTCCCAGATGGTACCGTAACCG GTCCAAAAGGGTTTTCGATATCGTCATACGGGTCAACTGCAAGCAATGTAGAACCGTTTCTTGTTGACGAGAAAAAAGTCAACGCAAAACTACTCGTCTTCTGGGTCGAAAAGCGTTTAGCTGCTCAAGGAATAATTCCCGTTTGGACAGAATGA